A section of the Sander vitreus isolate 19-12246 chromosome 19, sanVit1, whole genome shotgun sequence genome encodes:
- the ccl36.1 gene encoding C-C motif chemokine 36.1 encodes MGTSRILLLGILGLALLSSVICNNTAGPDDCCFTLYPRRLNKKLISSYYMTDHRCPKTGVILVTRKSRHICVDPNLSWVAGIMKSLDESNF; translated from the exons ATGGGAACCAGTCGCATCCTGCTGCTCGGCATCCTGGGACTTGCATTGCTCTCCTCAGTGATCTGCAACA ATACGGCGGGTCCTGACGACTGCTGCTTCACACTCTACCCGAGAAGACTGAACAAAAAGCTCATCAGCTCATATTACATGACTGATCACCGCTGCCCCAAGACCGGAGTCAT TCTGGTTACAAGAAAGTCTCGTCACATCTGCGTGGATCCCAATCTCTCCTGGGTCGCGGGCATCATGAAAAGTTTGGACGAAAGCAACTTTTAA
- the tbc1d14 gene encoding TBC1 domain family member 14 isoform X3 codes for MEYETKSGRAGPGNPTSPRHSVRKNLDFEPLSTTALILEDRPANLPAKPAEEAQKHRQQYEEMVAQAKKRELKEAQKRKKQLEDRCKLEESIGTAAQIWNQEILPNWSTTCTSRRVRDLWWQGIPPSVRGKVWSLAVGNELNITHELYSICLARAKEKWSTTPAPSLETEAEDAGSSNRESSLELIKLDISRTFPQLCIFQQGGPYHDVLHSILGAYTCYRPDVGYVQGMSFIAAVLILNLDTADAFIAFANLLNKPCQMAFFRVDHSLMLTYFAAFEVFFEENLPKLFAHFQKNNLTPDIYLIDWIFTLYSKSLPLDLACRVWDVFCRDNEEFLFRTGLGLLRLYQDVLTTMDFIHMAQFLTRLPELIPAEQLFQHIAAIHMTSRNRKWAQVLQALQKDPERGSPVLKR; via the exons ATG GaatatgaaacaaagagtggCAGAGCTGGACCTGGCAACCCGACGTCTCCCAGGCACAGTGTGAGGAAGAACCTGGACTTTGAGCCCCTCTCCACCACCGCACTTATACTGGAGGACAGGCCTGc CAATCTGCCTGCCAAGCCAGCCGAGGaggcacagaaacacagacagcagtATGAAGAGATGGTGGCCCAGGCCAAGAAGAGAG AGTTGAAGGAGGCTCAGAAGAGAAAGAAGCAGCTGGAGGATCGGTGTAAGCTTGAGGAAAGCATCGGCACAGCCGCCCAGATCTGGAACCAAGAGATCTTACCTAACTGGAGTACAAC GTGTACATCTCGACGAGTGAGAGACCTCTGGTGGCAGGGCATCCCCCCCAGTGTGAGAGGCAAAGTGTGGAGCCTGGCTGTGGGCAACGAGCTTAACATCACACACG AGCTGTATAGCATCTGTCTGGCCCGGGCAAAAGAGAAGTGGAGCACCACGCCAGCACCTTCCTTAGAGACTGAAGCGGAAG ATGCTGGATCGTCAAACCGGGAGTCGAGCCTGGAGCTGATCAAGCTGGACATTTCAAGAACCTTCCCCCAACTGTGTATCTTCCAGCAG GGCGGGCCATATCATGATGTGCTGcacagcattctgggagcaTACACTTGTTACCGGCCAGACGTTGGCTAC gTGCAGGGAATGTCATTCATCGCAGCAGTGTTGATCCTGAACCTGGACACAGCTGATGCCTTCATAGCTTTTGCCAACCTGCTCAACAAGCCCTGTCAGATGGCCTTCTTCAGAGTCGACCACAGCCtt ATGTTGACTTACTTTGCTGCATTTGAAGTGTTCTTTGAAGAAAACCTACCAAAGCTCTTTGCACATTTCCAGAAAAACAACTTGACCCCCGATATTTATTTAATCGACTG GATCTTCACCCTGTACAGCAAGTCTCTGCCGTTGGACCTGGCGTGCCGGGTGTGGGACGTGTTCTGCAGAGACAACGAGGAGTTCCTGTTCCGCACGGGCCTGGGCCTGCTGCGCCTCTACCAGGACGTCCTGACCACCATGGACTTCATCCACATGGCTCAGTTCCTCACCCGCCTGCCCGAGCTCATCCCCGCCGAGCAGCTCTTCCAGCACATCGCCGCCATCCACATGACCAGCCGCAACAGGAAGTGGGCGCAG GTCCTGCAGGCGTTACAGAAAGATCCGGAGCGAGGCAGCCCGGTGCTGAAGCGCTGA